The Candidatus Binataceae bacterium DNA segment GATCACCGAGTAGGGACGCCGGCGCACGGCCTCGGTAAGCTGGCCGCCCTCCTCGAATCCGACGTAGCCCGGCGGCGCGCCGATCAGGCGCGAGACCGTGTGCTTCTCCATGTACTCCGACATGTCGATCCGCACCATCGCAGCCTCGTCATCGAAGAGGAACTCGGCGAGCGCCCGCGCGAGTTCCGTTTTGCCGACGCCGGTCGGGCCCAGGAAGATGAATGATCCGATCGGGCGATTGGGATCCTTGAGCCCGGCGCGGGCGCGGACCACCGCGTCGGCCACCGCCGTAACCGCCTCGTCCTGACCGATGACGCGCTTGTGCAACTGCTCTTCGAGATGCGAGAGCTTCTCGACCTCGCCCTCCATCAGGCGTGAGACCGGCACGCCGGTCCATCGCGCGACGACCTCGGCGATGTCCTCTTCGTCGACTTCTTCCTTGATCAGCCGGGCGGCGCCGCCCGCCGGCGCAGTGCGCCCCTCGGCCTCGGCCAGTTCCTTTTCCAGCGCGGCGAGCTTGCCGTATTGCAGTTCGGCGACCTTGTTCAGGTCGTACTCGCGCTTGGCTTTTTCGATCTCGAGGCGGGTCTGTTCGATCCTGGCCTTGATGCCGGCGAGCTTTTCGACCGCGCCCTTTTCGCTCTGCCATTGCGCCTGCAGCGCATCGCGTTTTTCGCGCGCCTCCGCCAGTTCCTTCTCCAGCCGCTGCAGCCGGTCGCGCGAGGCGGCATCGGTCTCGCGCTTGAGCGCCTCGCGCTCGATCTCGAGCTGCATGACACGCCGGTTCACTTCGTCGAGCTCGACCGGCATCGATTCCTTTTCCGTGCGCAGCTTGGCCGCCGCCTCGTCCACCAGGTCGATCGCCTTGTCGGGCAGGAAGCGGTCGGTGATGTAGCGCTTGGAGAGAATCGCAGCGGTGACCAGCGCGGAATCCTTGATCCGGATGCCGTGATGGACTTCATAGCGCTCCTTGAGCCCGCGCAGGATGGAAATCGTGTCCTCGACGCTCGGCTCTTCGACCATCACGGGCTGGAAACGCCGCTCCAGCGCCGCGTCCTTCTCGATATGCTTGCGATATTCGTCGAGCGTGGTCGCGCCGATGCAGTGCAGCTCGCCGCGCGCCAGCGCCGGCTTGAGCAGGTTCGACGCGTCCATCGCGCCCTCGGCTGCTCCCGCGCCGACCACCGTATGCAGCTCGTCGATGAACAGGATGACCTGGCCCGCGCCCTCCTGCACCTCCTTGAGCACCGCCTTGAGCCGTTCCTCGAACTCGCCGCGGAACTTGGCGCCCGCGACCAGCGCACCCATGTCGAGCGCTACCACGCGGCGATCCTTCAGCCCCTCCGGCACGTCGCCGGCAACAACACGCTGGGCCAGGCCCTCGACAATCGCGGTCTTCCCAACGCCCGGCTCCCCGATCAGCACCGGGTTGTTCTTGGTGCGCCGCGACAGCACCTGGATCACGCGGCGGACTTCGTCGTCGCGGCCGATGACCGGGTCGAGCTTGCCGGCGGCAGCCATCTTGGTCAGGTCGCGGCCGTAGCGCTCGAGCGCCTGGTAGGTTGCCTCAGGATTGGCCGAGGTGACGCGCTGATTGCCGCGCACTTTCTGCAGCGTCTCCATCAGCTTGT contains these protein-coding regions:
- the clpB gene encoding ATP-dependent chaperone ClpB; its protein translation is MSSPSRFTEKLQEALGRAQNAALSAHNQAVDVEHLLAALLEGDEGLASSILKLAGADRAAVRRKLADELAKVPQVTGGGTDSSQVYATQRLGRVLARAEQEAGKLKDDYISVEHVLIAMLDEPGAASRILREAGVTHDKLMETLQKVRGNQRVTSANPEATYQALERYGRDLTKMAAAGKLDPVIGRDDEVRRVIQVLSRRTKNNPVLIGEPGVGKTAIVEGLAQRVVAGDVPEGLKDRRVVALDMGALVAGAKFRGEFEERLKAVLKEVQEGAGQVILFIDELHTVVGAGAAEGAMDASNLLKPALARGELHCIGATTLDEYRKHIEKDAALERRFQPVMVEEPSVEDTISILRGLKERYEVHHGIRIKDSALVTAAILSKRYITDRFLPDKAIDLVDEAAAKLRTEKESMPVELDEVNRRVMQLEIEREALKRETDAASRDRLQRLEKELAEAREKRDALQAQWQSEKGAVEKLAGIKARIEQTRLEIEKAKREYDLNKVAELQYGKLAALEKELAEAEGRTAPAGGAARLIKEEVDEEDIAEVVARWTGVPVSRLMEGEVEKLSHLEEQLHKRVIGQDEAVTAVADAVVRARAGLKDPNRPIGSFIFLGPTGVGKTELARALAEFLFDDEAAMVRIDMSEYMEKHTVSRLIGAPPGYVGFEEGGQLTEAVRRRPYSVILFDEIEKAHHDVFNVMLQLLDDGRLTDGQGRTVDFKNTVVIMTSNIASDLILAYKGKDYDRMKEDALDVLRKSFRPEFLNRVDEIVVFHPLSRDELRQIVAIQIRGLRKRLEERKIELELTDKATDYLAERGYDPQYGARPLKRLVQHDLETGLARKILAGEVRDGSKVVVDAGPRGLAFEVKAPAAKAAAA